One window of the Streptomyces sp. ITFR-21 genome contains the following:
- a CDS encoding DUF2252 domain-containing protein: MPGRFDPVNLIEDQSADRVPELVPIRYARMSESPFRCYRGAPGVMAADLAATPVSGPRVQLCGDAHMLNSRLPASPERHLLFDINDFDETLPGPWEWDVKRLATSLVIAGRENGYTDRERARVVRAAVRCHREQMRRFAGMRDLDVWYARQDVDPLRAVGSGALRARGRRQVAAALAKARTRGSLQAKAAGASVLAAHVGAGGHATDGERVVAGQRLMQAASDIFLGWQRTQGLDGRERDFYVRQLRDWKGVAEPSLMVPPGKGKFGELCGATLARAQPRPGDRIALAAHLGRGAVLDWAVTRFAESYADQNERDHRALLDAAGTGRVRTARAA, translated from the coding sequence GTGCCGGGGCGCTTCGACCCGGTGAACCTCATCGAGGACCAGTCGGCCGACCGGGTCCCGGAGCTGGTGCCGATCCGGTACGCCCGGATGTCGGAGTCCCCGTTCCGCTGCTACCGGGGCGCCCCCGGCGTCATGGCGGCCGATCTCGCGGCCACCCCCGTCTCCGGGCCGCGGGTCCAACTCTGCGGCGACGCCCACATGCTGAACTCCCGGCTGCCGGCCTCCCCGGAACGGCACCTGCTCTTCGACATCAACGACTTCGACGAGACGCTGCCCGGCCCGTGGGAGTGGGACGTCAAGCGGCTGGCCACCAGCCTGGTCATCGCCGGACGCGAGAACGGCTACACCGACCGCGAGCGCGCCCGCGTCGTGCGCGCCGCCGTCCGCTGCCACCGCGAGCAGATGCGCCGCTTCGCCGGGATGCGCGACCTCGACGTCTGGTACGCCCGCCAGGACGTGGACCCGTTGCGGGCCGTCGGGTCCGGCGCGCTGCGCGCCCGGGGCCGCAGGCAGGTCGCCGCGGCGCTGGCCAAGGCGCGTACCCGCGGCAGCCTCCAGGCGAAGGCGGCCGGCGCGTCGGTGCTGGCCGCCCACGTGGGCGCCGGCGGACACGCGACCGATGGGGAACGGGTGGTCGCCGGACAGCGGCTGATGCAGGCCGCCAGCGACATCTTCCTCGGCTGGCAGCGCACCCAGGGCCTCGACGGCCGGGAACGGGACTTCTACGTACGGCAGCTGCGTGACTGGAAGGGCGTCGCCGAGCCGTCGCTGATGGTGCCGCCGGGCAAGGGGAAGTTCGGCGAACTGTGCGGCGCCACCCTCGCCCGCGCGCAACCCAGGCCCGGCGACCGGATCGCCCTGGCCGCCCACCTGGGCCGCGGTGCCGTGCTCGACTGGGCCGTGACCCGCTTCGCCGAGAGCTACGCCGACCAGAACGAGCGCGATCACCGGGCCCTGCTCGACGCGGCCGGAACCGGCCGGGTGCGAACCGCCCGGGCGGCGTGA
- a CDS encoding SigB/SigF/SigG family RNA polymerase sigma factor, translating to MTVSTHYARTSVQSARTGRAPVGASGEAAHAGELPWIADTGKVTPANARILSKLFFDRLATLEEGTPEYSYARNTLIEMNMSLVRFSARRFRGRGPEEMEDILQVGTIGLIKAIDRFDLSREVEFTTFAVPYIVGEMKRFFRDTTWAVHVPRRLQELRVELAKARDHLAAVLDAQPTVRELAVYLGLSEEEVIDGLVASNGYTAGSIDLLTGDNEDAGADSGRSYADTIGACDPAMELVEDFHSLAPLLERLDRRERVILEMRFGQEMTQARIGEELGYSQMHVSRILSRTLARLRAGMLTER from the coding sequence GTGACGGTATCCACGCACTACGCGAGAACGTCCGTCCAGTCCGCCCGGACCGGTCGGGCGCCCGTCGGCGCGAGCGGCGAGGCGGCGCACGCCGGCGAACTGCCGTGGATCGCGGACACCGGCAAGGTCACCCCGGCGAACGCGCGGATCCTGTCGAAGCTGTTCTTCGACCGGCTGGCGACCCTGGAAGAGGGCACCCCCGAGTACAGCTACGCGCGCAACACGCTGATCGAGATGAACATGTCGCTGGTGCGCTTCAGCGCCCGCCGCTTCCGCGGCCGCGGCCCCGAGGAGATGGAGGACATCCTCCAGGTCGGCACCATCGGGCTGATCAAGGCCATCGACCGGTTCGACCTGAGCCGCGAGGTGGAGTTCACCACCTTCGCCGTCCCGTACATCGTCGGCGAGATGAAGCGGTTCTTCCGCGACACGACCTGGGCGGTGCACGTTCCGCGCCGGCTCCAGGAGCTGCGGGTGGAACTTGCCAAGGCCCGCGACCACCTGGCCGCCGTGCTGGACGCCCAGCCCACCGTGCGGGAACTGGCCGTCTACCTGGGGCTCAGCGAGGAAGAGGTCATCGACGGGCTGGTGGCCTCCAACGGCTACACCGCCGGCTCCATCGACCTGCTGACCGGCGACAACGAGGACGCCGGGGCCGACTCCGGCCGCTCCTACGCCGACACCATCGGTGCCTGCGACCCGGCCATGGAACTCGTCGAGGACTTCCACTCCCTGGCGCCCCTGCTGGAGCGGCTGGACCGCCGGGAGCGCGTCATCCTGGAGATGCGTTTCGGCCAGGAGATGACGCAGGCCCGGATCGGCGAGGAACTCGGCTACTCCCAGATGCACGTCTCGCGCATCCTCTCCCGCACGCTGGCCCGGCTGCGCGCGGGCATGCTCACCGAGCGCTGA
- a CDS encoding TerD family protein — MHSFNKGTGKVEVQLKWDPSPLGAPDSDLDIIAATYTTGDTHGAPAYLVYFDSRSPDGTITLNRDSTNGRGFGIDESMTLELNRLGDGYGRVVVGVAIQQHNGRMVFGDILNPEFRIVEGYTELSAGDFGEVAGSTAATVAEFVRYGGGEWEFHPFVRGFDADPNTFARTMGGAPS, encoded by the coding sequence GTGCACAGCTTCAACAAGGGGACCGGGAAAGTGGAAGTGCAGCTCAAATGGGACCCGAGCCCGCTGGGCGCGCCGGACAGCGATCTGGACATCATCGCCGCCACCTACACGACGGGCGACACGCACGGTGCGCCCGCGTACCTGGTGTACTTCGACAGCAGGTCGCCGGACGGCACCATCACTCTCAACCGGGACAGTACGAACGGCAGGGGCTTCGGCATCGACGAGTCGATGACCCTGGAGCTGAACCGGCTCGGCGACGGCTACGGCCGGGTCGTCGTCGGTGTCGCGATCCAGCAGCACAACGGGCGGATGGTGTTCGGCGACATACTGAACCCCGAGTTCCGGATCGTCGAGGGCTACACGGAGCTGTCCGCTGGCGACTTCGGCGAGGTGGCCGGGTCGACCGCCGCGACCGTCGCCGAGTTCGTCCGGTACGGGGGCGGCGAGTGGGAGTTCCACCCGTTCGTGCGCGGCTTCGACGCCGACCCGAACACCTTCGCGCGGACGATGGGCGGCGCTCCGTCCTGA
- a CDS encoding ATP-binding protein, whose protein sequence is MTNLLQDPAFWCVIAAVLIGAAIIRRNRRVISVQGEQLAQWEDRLAEQAVQHERSIGDAEAAAEERTKTVLKSATRTLQSLAGEQQVVIEDLQRKYGGHPVLHELLEVNHANAQFARRAQAIAVICGGFLGRRKDAASVYDVIRSAQGQIRNFERVQIRSQSGFGIEAKAISGISLALAELLANAANYSRPDTAIEVNIQPVHNGLCVIVDDFGVGMSDEQKQKAGKMLSGEYIPAMSELGNPPQFGFPVIAELSRRYGFSVDVSSTSPYGGVRAVVRLPEDLLTEQIVEPGASAPSVISPVAPAPDLSEPAGRTANGLPKRAARQAPMSIVRVPANAGHDAPSEDDSAIAAARMAALQQGTRSGRQPTAANREGSEPK, encoded by the coding sequence ATGACCAACCTTCTGCAGGATCCAGCGTTTTGGTGCGTGATCGCGGCTGTGCTGATCGGCGCCGCGATAATTCGTAGAAACAGGAGAGTCATTTCGGTACAGGGCGAGCAGTTAGCACAATGGGAGGACCGGCTGGCCGAGCAGGCGGTGCAGCACGAGAGGTCCATCGGTGACGCCGAGGCGGCGGCCGAGGAGCGGACGAAGACGGTGCTGAAATCCGCCACCCGTACGCTGCAGAGCCTGGCCGGCGAGCAGCAGGTGGTGATCGAGGACCTGCAGCGCAAGTACGGCGGTCACCCGGTGCTGCACGAGCTGCTGGAGGTGAACCACGCCAACGCGCAGTTCGCACGCCGCGCGCAGGCCATCGCGGTGATCTGCGGCGGGTTCCTGGGACGCCGCAAGGACGCGGCGAGCGTCTACGACGTCATCCGCAGCGCGCAGGGCCAGATCCGCAACTTCGAGCGGGTGCAGATCCGGTCGCAGAGCGGTTTCGGTATCGAGGCGAAGGCGATCAGCGGTATTTCGCTGGCACTGGCGGAACTGCTCGCCAACGCCGCCAATTACTCGCGCCCCGACACGGCGATCGAGGTCAACATCCAGCCCGTGCACAACGGGCTCTGCGTCATCGTCGACGACTTCGGCGTCGGTATGAGTGACGAACAGAAGCAGAAGGCCGGCAAAATGCTGTCGGGCGAGTACATACCGGCGATGTCGGAGCTCGGAAACCCGCCGCAGTTCGGCTTCCCGGTGATCGCGGAACTTTCCCGACGTTACGGGTTCAGCGTCGATGTCAGCAGCACGTCTCCTTATGGGGGGGTACGGGCCGTGGTCCGGCTTCCGGAGGATCTTCTGACCGAGCAGATCGTGGAGCCCGGCGCGTCCGCCCCGTCCGTGATCAGCCCCGTGGCCCCGGCTCCCGACCTGTCGGAGCCCGCCGGGCGCACCGCGAACGGCCTGCCCAAGCGGGCCGCCCGGCAGGCGCCCATGTCGATCGTCCGGGTGCCCGCGAACGCCGGACACGACGCGCCGTCCGAGGACGACAGTGCGATCGCCGCCGCGCGCATGGCGGCGCTCCAGCAAGGCACCCGGTCGGGACGTCAGCCCACCGCCGCAAACCGTGAGGGGTCCGAGCCAAAGTGA